The Archocentrus centrarchus isolate MPI-CPG fArcCen1 chromosome 12, fArcCen1, whole genome shotgun sequence nucleotide sequence GGAAGACGTTTGTTCTGCCCCTCATCACTTTGTCTTGATCGCATGTTGCTGTGCAGGGTGTCAGATCATCGCTCCCTCTGATATGATGGATGGAAGAGTGAGAGCCATAAAACAAGCACTGATATCCAATGGTTTGGGAAACAAGGTAAATCTATATACACTTTCAGTGATGTTTAAAGCTCTTTGACGTATAAATATAACTTCCCCCTCACCTCTGAACCTACCTTAGTATCTGCAAAAATCTGAAAAAGGCTAAAAATTGAGCCAGATGTCCCCTCCAGAAACTCCTACAGCACATCTGTAGAAGTCGTCCTTTCTTATTTTCCAATAAATTTGAAGCTGCAGTCCACAGACCACACCAGATCCGGTGGCATACCTTTCCATACTCTGTGGCATGTACCGTTCCTCGCCTGCTGATCACTGCATAAGATTATTATGTCAGTAAAAGCAGAAATCTACATTCACTGGCCACTCTATTAGTTTTACTTGCtaatactgggttggacccaaTTTTGCCCTCAGAACTGCCTTCCTTGTTACACCCTGGACATGATGTCCTATGATACACAGACAGTGACTGTTTGCTGGATCATGTCATTGttaatttttgtgtttgaatgCAATAAaatctcgtttttttttttttcaggtttcagTGCTGAGCTACAGTGCAAAGTTTGCTTCTTGTTATTATGGTCCCTTCAGGTAAGTGAGCTCCATAATCCAATGTTAACAGATCAGTGAAAGGGCACTTTGAGGCGAGACCATGCTGAAGCCTTCCCTACTGTGTTCATATGCAGGGATGCCGCACAGTCGAAGCCTGCATTCGGGGACAGGCGCTGCTATCAGCTGCCTCCTGGAGCGAGAGGACTCGCCATCCGGGCTGTGGTAAGTTGATTCGTGTGCGCGTCTGTTCTGCAGGTGTTTACGCTGAAACAGTTGTCGGAGCTGTTGGTCTGTGCTGCAGGAGCGGGACGTGAGAGAAGGTGCGGACATGCTGATGGTGAAGCCTGGTCTGCCATATCTGGACATCATAAGGGAGGTCAAAGACAAGGTTAGCAACTAAATTATTTCATGTTATTCCCAGGCCAGTGAGGGCAGTGCAattcaaataaaacatatttgctgTTTCTTCATAAAGGTAATTAGGAACACTTTCAGATATGAAATGTTCTTTGAcctctctcctcagttcccCACTCACCCCTTGGCGGTGTACAACGTGTCGGGGGAGTTCGCCATGATGTGGCACGGAGCGCAGGCTGGAGCATTTGACTTAAAGGCTGCTGTGATGGAGGCCATGACGGCTTTCCGCAGGGCAGGTGAGACAGTCTGTTTTTCTCACCTCAATGAAAGCGTATATATGTGTACTGGAAGACTGCTTTTAAGGCCCCAATCAGTACAGGTGCTGTTTAACCtctatttgtgttttattttgtcagacaACAGTCAGGTCAGTATTTAGAcagtaacacttttttttttttttttttttttttttttgccttctgtACCCAGAATTTACACCtacctttattttaaagcttttactAATTTTTCTTCATGCATTATCTGCTGCTTGTGTGGgtctgggtcgcgggggcagcactCTAAGCAGAGACACCCAGATGTGTCTCCCCAGCTGGCACCTCCACCTCTTCCAGGGTaacaccaaggtgttcccaagccagccgagaCATGTAATCTTTCCTGTGTCCGCCCTGGAACCTCCGTCTGCTAGAGCATTCCTGGAACACTTCTCCTAGGAGgcaccaggaggcatcctagtcagatgtccaGACCACAACTggttccttttgatgtggaggagtaggagctctactctgagccccttccaAATGATTGAGCTACTCACCTAACCTAACCTATAAAGGAGCGCCTAGCCACCTTTCTGAAGAAGCTCCTTCTGCTGCTTATATCTGAAGTCTGATTCAGTACACTACCCACAACTCAGCCATACTTGAGGGaaggaatgtagatcgacctGTAAATTGAGAAAACCAGAGCAGGATTACCGAGCCTCATCCTTGATGGTGTGCACCTGGTGACCAGGCCTTAACCCTGTGCTCAGCCCGAAAGTCTGACATGGGCCCAACCACCTTCAGGAGGAGCCATGGGCAGAGGCTCTGGTTGTTATACGTGGCTACTTATTTTTGTGATGTAGGTTTTTCTAatagaaacattaaaatattttattgtagATTAGGTTAGCAGTAATTAAAGTGGGTTTTTCTTGTGGGTCAGTAAAAATCTGATCTCTGGTCTGGGGCcccagtggggaaaaaaatgttagaCTTAATTGTCTCCAGTCTGTATGTTTCTGTAATTGTTAGCTCTGGATTTTCCTAATTCCTGCTCTCTGATGTAGGTGctgacatcatcatcacctACTACACACCTCAGCTGCTCACCTGGCTGAAGGAGTGAAGAATGATGATCTGGACCAGAATGGAGGCGGACCACCCGACAGAGCGTGCTAGCTTAGAGTCCCCTTATgggaaaaatgaggaaaaaaacattttgattatttttgggcctttttctgttgtttctggTCAGTTTCACGATAACAGCTCAAATAGTAAACTGCACATTTATGTAatgatcatttctttaagcGAGTCCAGTATCTCACATATCTGTTTGAGCTTATTAAGGGCTGATATGGAGTCGAACACTAAGAATATAAAAGTAGATTCAATTATCTCTCTTTACTGAATGTATATTTGTATGAACCGTGGCATCCTAAATGTCTGATATGTGACGAGTCATCCCAGAGGAAATAAAGTGATTCACTCAGATCTGTAACGGTGTGTATCAGTATTTGAAGTTGAAGTCTGGGGAACGAGCTGAAGTGTGGATGTCAGAAAAACTCCAGCACCATTGTTGTTTTAATTGTCCTGTTTTCTTGGCTGATATCTCACTAACAAAAATAATCAGTTGAACACAGCCCACAGTGTTTCTGGCCCTCTGTGACCATTAATAAGACATTATCTCTTATAAAAAGATggcaaaaatgcaattttttattatttttttctgggagtgtttttatttcagtataTTTGTAACAGGCCGCTGTGCCATAAATAATGCTCTCTTAAAGATATtgctaacaaaaaaacaaaaacctgaattcgaggaatgttttttctttcaaatcGTAGAAAAGCTGTAAAACGATGAATCATGAACGTCTAATCCAaggtgctgctgtgtgtgtgtgtgtgtgtgggtaggtGATCACAGCTGTGCAGAAAAACGTACACACATGATGCTGGTGCATCAAAGTaacaaaacagctttttaaagtgctgcacatgagcgtttttttttctttttacaaacgTCTCAGGTTATTTTCTGAGACACGAAGTCTCAGCTGAGAGGGAAAAGCCATCAGGCTAAAGTCAAATATTAAAGTGGTATCAGACTTATTTTTAAAGGGCCACGTCAAACCCAATTTGATCTCAAGCAGGCTGGATGAGTACAACAAGTacaaaataatcataaaaaagTAAACATCCATAAACGAATGATGCCTGAAATGTCACGAAGAAAACACAGTATGTGTAGCAGCACAAAGACAACTCAGCCATACTATTATACAGCAGGATGTCTAAAAACATGAGCGGTGATATGAGATTTTATCCATGTTTACATTAACTGTTATTCACAACTGCTCTTAAATCCCGAGTCCAGGATGCTTGATGAATATATCTGCAATAAAGTAACCAGTGTATCTTCTTCAGTGTGTGggaagtctttttttcccccttaaacGTCACACTGAGTTTTTTAAAGCCcctaaaacataaaatattcattatttacacaaaaaaggaactttttttcctcccttttcaTCATCTTGCGACTTCTACGTTCCTCCTGCCTTGTGTACGGCAGGGCTGGCCCTCCGTTTACTATGAAAGGAGCCATTTTTGAGAAATTTGTGACCCAAAAATGGAGCTTCAAAACATCTTTCAGCCATAAGCACTTGAGTTGAAGGGAACTTGACTTCTTTTTTAAGGTTCTTGGCTTCCTCCGTTGTCTTCGAGAAACCTGTAAAAGAGGTCTAAGTGTCTTCAGTTAAGAAGACACGGTGCCAGGAGATAAATGTAGGCTGTgacacacaaaatatttttttcaaagcaCTGGCTGCACATTTTTACAATTGGCAGGTATAAAGAATGATTTACAGCTAAAATTATGGTTAATCAAAATTGAAATGTTAAAAAGTACAACAGTGTTCATGTCCAATACTATAGCAGCATTTCTCATGGGAATATTGAAACGCCTGGAAAGAATTTTATGAAGTTTTGCACAAACACTCGTGTTTCTGAGTGAATCAAATTTGCTGACTTTGCAGATCCCAACAAACTATATGTGGCGGAAAGAGTATGCCTACTTCATTAACTTAAAGGAAAATATGACTCTTTAGATTAAAGATTAGGCGTCCAAGAGTGTTAAATTAATTTAGTAACCAGCTCCTTAAAATTTGAACAGGTTGAGCAGCTTCAGGGACAGTTTCAAACTTATTCCCTCTGAGCAACGTGCTTGTTCCGTAATACACGACAGAGCAGGCAGGGGGCGACTTAACTCCACTTTTTTATTCAAACGCTGCAAAAAATaccaaatattttaacatgCAATTTGATGTGCTTGGATTTGTCAGATTCTTCATCAGGTGTGAACACCTCCCGTGTACAATCGTTATTTCAGGCACCTTCTTCTTGTTCCCGATGCACTTCACTTCACCTTTCCAGATACATCGATGTCAGTCAGAGtttactttgtgtttgttttttaagcggGACACAGTGAGGATTTAGATTTCAAAGTTTACCTGTACCTGAAAATTATACCTGAATCATCTTAATTCATTGAAACATTTACTTGGATAAAGATAATAAATTGGGACATGGTGATTTACTGATACTGTGAGAGCACTTCTTGCAGTGTGTGACGTGTGGGGGCCGAGCAGAGGGCTGCTCTGATTTAACTTGGAGTCATCTGGATGTATGTTATCACTCTACGAGAGACTGTCAGCTAGAGGGCTGCGTAGCGTTGGGAAACTGGCTTTGGAAGTACCAGAAGTTCATTAACCGTGGATTTTACGCAGCGGAGACGCACGGCACTGCCGGACTGCGATGGCAAGATGATGCATTTACCGACTCTGTGCCACTTTTgattgagagagagagcgagagacagagagtgaggCAGACGGTTTGGTGTCAGGTTGCCACATCCGGCCGTGTCTCCTCTCCAAACCGTGCGCTCTGGGTTGCCGTGCGTTGTTCTTTGGGACGAGAAATGGGATGCAGAGGCGCGCTGGGATGCTGCATGCTCGCGGCGCTGTCTTGTTGCCTCCTCCCGGGCTGCAGAGGTAACATAACCGTGGCCGTGATGCTCCCGGACAACCACCAGAAGTACGCATGGGCTCTTCCGCGCGTCTTCCCGGCCATCCTCATGGCGCACGAGGACCTGCACAGCAAATACAAACTGCTCCTGGGCCGCTCCATCAACATCCTCAACTACAGCACGGAAGACCCCGCCGCAGGGTCGTGCGCCGAGAGTCGAGCGCAAGTGGTGGCTGTGGACGCCAAGCTTTACATCCGCCCGGACGCCTTCTTCGGACCCGGGTGCGTGTACCCGCTTGCCTCCGTTGGGCGTTTCGCATCCCACTGGAAAATTCCGCTGATCACCGCCGGTGGACCCGCGTATGGTTTCGACAAGCGGGACGAGTACAGGACCATTGTGCGCAGCGGGCCGTCCACCACAAAGCTGGGGGACTTTGCCATCGTCCTGCACACGCACTTTAACTGGACGTCCCGGGCCGTGGTGATATTTTACGACCTGCGACGGGACGACCGGCCGCACTACTTCCTCTCTGAAGGGATTTACACGAACCTGAAGGAGCAGATGAACATCACGGTGGGGGCCCACCCGTACGAGGAAGACAACAAGTACCACAAGGATGTCATTACTTTTACCAAGGAGAGCGGGAGAAGTAAGTTCCTACGGAGGGAGAAGGTGTGATTAAAAGTTTTTAATGTGGGAATTTAGAAATCCTACAAATGCGCCCATTCAAGCATGTGTTAGATAAAGCAAGAGAAAGATCATCTCCATAAATAACAATTATGTCACagcatgattttaaaaatttaatttttctgcATTACTGAGATGCCTTTGAAACATCTTGAAGTAAAGCAGAACTTCAGATGGCTACTGTAAAGATAACGTCAGTGGATGGAAAGGGGAATTTCCATTAAACTGCATGGGAAACAATTTGGTTAGATTTAGTTTCCAAttgttttaggaaaaaaaatagatttttaattatttaagtgCATCATAAGATTGTGGAAATAAACAACAAtgtgcattttcctttttttttttttgaaatgaggtcagaatgcagtttttttcccAGCACATAGGACCAGAGGTGGACTGGACTAGGTGTAGGGAAAGCCTGTTTACTCGGGAGTTATTACACAGGAATGTTTAGGCTGTGGGAAGTCTGCAGCTATGGCTTTATTGCCTGTGGAGGACCACcacctgtgtttttaaaaaatgagagagagagagagagagagagagcggttGTGAGTAAATGTGTGCCCTTGCAGCCAAACAGTGCTGTTCACTTTGTAATGAGAATATAAAAAAGGGTTATCATTCATTCAGCCTGGTCAATGTTTTCTGCGCAGCCAGCCAAGTTACATTTAAATCAATTATTTTAAGATATTGTGGAGATACAGTTTCTAAAGAGAGCAAATATCAAAAACTTTGATGgtatatttattaaatttattaaagaGACTGCCACCAGGACATGCGATCCAAAGTATtacagtgcaaaagtctcaagtcACCCCtggtttctttatattttgctaggaaaactGGAAATAGGTgtagcgatttattgaaacttgtgcaaacacagacagtatATGAGCCAACAACAGTTTTTGTACAATTCCAGAGAGCTTTACAGTCAATAGTTGGTGTGACTACCTTCATCctttaacacagcctgaactctctgaggcagctttcctgtaatttctttaagtagtcttcaggaataattctccaggccttcctgaagaacattcaaagctcttctttggatgttggctgctttttgttctgttctcagtCAAGACGATCCCACACatcttcaataatgttgaagtcTGGACTCTGGGGAGGCCCAtacatgactgacagtgttttttttttttctatccggGTTTGCTTTTACTtcattagcagtgtgtttgggatcagtgTCACGCTGAACAataaagctgttgccaatcagctGGTGGTGCAAAGatgatcaaaatctgacagtgcgttcataattccatcaattttgacaagatctccaacaccgcTGGCTGAAATGCACCGCAAACCGTGcggatggctgtagacactcgcTGTTGTACCTCTGTGCTGACCTCCTCCAAACATtgatttgaaccagaaatttcaaaatcactccatcagacctgttgccacttaaaaatggcttcttgacaaccGCCCTCCCACTGAAACCCTTCCTGAGGAGGTGTCAGTGTAgatttgtagattcaactaaagaaatgttaAAGTATTAGGTGCAAGATGCTGGTAACAAAGTACctaaagatgcaatttaaaatgggtttcttGCTAAGTTgtcacaacactggttcattttttaaatgctcgaatgattcataggtcagtgttaagtggtagtaaaactctgaaagaccttctgaaagtctggagaactgttgctcaagaccaataaaaaaaatgagaagaaagcatGCAGATCTGGTTTTAAATGAGTTTGCTGAACATGAAAGGTGTTGAAGAGAAAGGTATTTCTGAGTCCATTTGACAGGGCTGTGAGTGGAGAGCAGATGGAAAAGGCTGGGGTCCGCTGATGCACCTCTTTGATTAAATTATGGGGCAttatgaaacatgaaaacagtttTCATATTCCCCTcaatggaaacaaacaaactgcagcctgTAGAAGAGCTGGAACAAGATGATACTGGCATTGCTGTGGTGTCAGCAGACTAGACAGCCTTAAAGCCTCATCCTTGAAACATTTTGCCACGGTGAAAAACACTCATCTAGACATCAACAAATCATAACCCCAGGATTTCTTTAAAGGCAGCAGAAGGGAACCTTTAAATCTCTCGCCACTCTTCTGTCGTTAAGCTTTATGAACTGGAAATATTATGAGGCAGACTTGATGATTATTGCTCttgtgaaaatgcatttgtgcaatTGCGTGTCTTGTGGGTGGTGGCTTGGTCAGGCTTTCGTTTGATCAGTAAGCACTTTTTTCTTCGATTTAGATAACATCAGATCCTCTGTAGGTTATAGTTCTCAGACACCCTTTAGATGCACGGTGAGAGAGATTAATCTCAGCCTTACTCCAACATGTAGATAAAAATATCTCCCATATGAAACAACAAACCAACAATTGCTAAGCAGTAGTTGCCTCCTATTTTCATGTCCAGTCTCATTTGTACTGATACGTGTCCACGTACAGGAAAgaaatattttccactttttaaAGGATGAAAGAACTTGATGTTTGGAGGTTGGAGGGGTTTCATATTATTATCATTAGAAATGGGATTGTCAGGCAACAAAAAGCATTATACTTAACCATATAAGACTCCTTGGTTGCCCCGCAACAGGCGACCTGAGGGTGTTGCACGCTCAACCTTAGGTCAACCAGttgctgcaactacttgcaatccaTTGCTGAATGCAAACAATTCAATGCAATAAAAGCCCagccactgatttttattttttactctcaTGTGACTGAGCCGTTAGATTTAAGACTCCTTGGTTAAGCTTAGAGTCTGGCTGTTCCACGGTATATCAAGGTGTTAATatcattcatatttttaatgcataaGAGGGCCTTTACATAGGTTTACAATGGCTTGTTCTTCCGTCTgctacatataaatataaaacacttaATTATCaccaaaataaggaaaaaaaaacccagccaaaacagtaaaaacaaccTGGAATATTGGAATGAATACTGGAATGTCCTATAGTGCACTGAGAACTAGGTTTAGGCAATAAACCTAGTTTGATGTGGGTTCAAATAGAGCAGTTAATGCTTATTTAAAAGCTCTGTCTTCTTGGCTGCCAGGGGAGGCCGTTGGTTTTAAAAGTTGTGTTCtctatcatgaaaaaaaaaacaaaccaaaaaaatgtgttaattcATTTTCATGAACACAAACAATTGCATTACTTTTTTGACTATTGCACAGTTTGTTATCTGAACAGCTCGAGGCTGAGGCAGCGTGTtgcatgttttctttatattcagCATTCAGGAATGCatcatgataataataataatagcctGTAGCCTGtatttgcaaaaaatatttatctCCCTGTACTCATAGGAACGTTTGGAGAAAATCACTTTTGGATTCAGCTCAACAAGTCAGAGCAAAATCTGCTTCAAGCAGTAAATCTTCGAGTGTTATGGTTTCTGGGACGAGGAAACAagctttaaacattttaatctgTTGTTACAGTAACAGTGTCAACAAATAGTGGGATAAACAGTGTAAAAGGTAGTTAAACTGAGGAAAAGAGGTGAAACCTGcaggcagcccccccccccccaccagcacacacacacacacacacacaccacacacacacacacacacacacacacacacacacacacacacccaaatgaATTGTGGAGCTGCCGCAGTGAGCTGGAGGTCAGGGAAGCTAATGGTTTTGTCAGGGCTTGTTGTAGCTCAGCAGATATCCTCGGGCCTATCGGCTCTGTTTAGTCACCTGACTGCAGACTGGGTTGAAATAGCAAGAGGCcgaggtgaaaaagaaaaactgaggctTTTAACGCGACGCCTTATATTACTGGAGGTTTGACAGCTGACCTAGTTACTGCATGCTGTTTGGAGCTAAAAAACACTTCCACTCATTTCACCATTACCTTTAATCCCCCAAATCTCAGATGGTGATGGCTAAAACGCTCACCTCGAGCACTCGCAACAGAACTTGGCTGACCAATGGGTGGCATCACAgcggctacatccatctttt carries:
- the alad gene encoding delta-aminolevulinic acid dehydratase isoform X2, encoding MQTPAESILHSGYFHPTLRYWQTCIADLRPDNLIYPIFITDSADAVEPIGSLPGQARYGVNKLEGVLRPLVNNGLKCVLIFGVPAKIVKDERGSGADTDDTPAVLAVKKIRSLFPELLVACDVCLCPYTSHGHCGILNDDGTLNNDASCLRLAEVALAYARAGCQIIAPSDMMDGRVRAIKQALISNGLGNKVSVLSYSAKFASCYYGPFRDAAQSKPAFGDRRCYQLPPGARGLAIRAVERDVREGADMLMVKPGLPYLDIIREVKDKFPTHPLAVYNVSGEFAMMWHGAQAGAFDLKAAVMEAMTAFRRAGADIIITYYTPQLLTWLKE